The genomic window GCATGCCGGATCGGGCTCCTGGAGATTGATGGTTGGTGCAAACCAGCCGCGACGCATCATTTCCACGGCCCACCATGATTCCAAAGCACCGCACGCGCCAAGCGTATGGCCGACATAACTCTTCATCGAGCTGACCGGTATGCGTGCGCCAAGCACATCGGCCGTGGCGTGGCTTTCCGCGATATCGCCGCGATCGGTAGCGGTGCCATGTGCGCTCACGTAGCCGATGGCCTCGGGTGAAATCTGTGCATCTTGCAAGGCCAGCCGCATGGCAGCGGCCATCGTTTCGCTGGTTGGCTGGGTAATGTGGTTGCCGTCGGAGTTGCAGCCGAAGCCGACGACCTCGGCGTAAATGCGCGCGCCACGCGCACGGGCATGTTCATACTCTTCCAGCACCAGCGTGGCGGCACCTTCGCCGACCACCAGTCCGTCGCGGCTGCGATCGAAGGGGCGAGGTGTGAGATGGGCTTCGTCGTTGCGCGTGCTGGTTGCAAACAAGGTGTCGAAGACGGCAACGCTGGGGCCGGAAAGCTCTTCAGCGCCACCGCACAACATCAGCTTCTGCTTGCCCTGCTGGATCGTTTCGTAACCGTAGCCAATCGCCTGGCTGCCGGAGGTGCACGCACTGGACGTGGGCAGGATGCGCCCCTTCAGGCCGAAGAACACGCCGATATTCACCGCCGTGGTGTGCGCCATCATTTGCACGTAGCTGGTCGCGGTGACGCCTTGCATCGAACCGGTTTCCAGCATGCGTCCCATCACGCGTATCGGTTCGACGCTGCCGCCGGACGAGCCGTAGGCCACGCCCATGCGTCCATCGGCAATGCTGGCGTCGCTATGTAAACCGGCATCGCGCAAGGCCTGTTCGCTGGCAGCGACTGCCAGTTGCGCGACACGTCCCATCGAGCGCAGATGTTTACGCGGCCAATCAGGCAACTGGAAGCTGTCGACCGGGCAGCCAAGGCGGCTGTTCAGTGAATCGAAGAAATCCCACTCGGGCATCCTGCGCACGGCATTGCGGCCTTCGCGCAAGCGCGATTCGATCTGTGACCAATCGTGTCCCAGCGGCGTAATGCCGCCCATGCCGGTGATGACGACGCGCTTCATCGGCGAGTGCTCCGTGCAAAGTAAAAAGAATTCATGAGGAAATGGCCCGGTGATCCGCGCTCGTAGGCACCAGCAGCGCGGTGAAGCCGATCCCCAACAGCAAGGTGAGGCCGAAATCACGCAACGCAGGCATTGAGCTCAAGGACAACAAGCCGAATGACAACAAGGCAGTGATCGCAGAAAGCAGCACGCTGGCGTACATCGCACCAGGGCGATGCGTCACGTGCGGTTCGCCTTCGCGCAGGAATACGGCGTAGTTCGCGCCCACGCCGAGCACCAGCATCAAGGCCATCCAGTGAAACAGCGTCAGCGGTTGATGCAAATAGCCAAGCGCTGCCAGCGTGAGCCCGATGCCAACCACTGGCGGCGCCAGCACGCGCGGAACGCCGCGCCATCCATAGCGCCAGCCGAACACCGGCACGATCAGTAGGATCGCCGCCACCAGCCAGATGCTGGCGTAGCGTCGGTAGCGTCCGAACAATTCGGAAATGCTGGCAGGCTTGTCCACCAGCGTGACCCCGGGCAGGTCCGTCGCGGCTTGTTGCAGCAGGGCACTTGATGTGTCGCCTTGCGGCAATACCAGCGAGGCGGCGCCATCGCGCACGTCATCGCCCATCCAGAGGTAGCGGAAGGGTGTAGCGATAGGGCTCTTCAGCCAGGTCTGCAAGTCGAGCGGTTTATCCGGCCATGCCTGGATAAAAGCATCGATGTCGGTCTCACGAAATCCGGCGCCGCTCAGCCATTGGCGCATGCGATCAGGTTGTGCAAACAACGGTGCCAGCAAGGATTGATTGGATCGCTGGCGCTGGAGCGACGGCACCATGCCGGCCAGTCCTAGCCATCCCTGCAACTGGTTGGTATCGACCAAATGCTGCAATCGCTGCTCCAGCGCTTCCTCCCGTTGCAGTACCTGTTCGGCGTCAGCACCTTGCACCAGATAGAACTGCGTGCCGTTGCCGAGGCCGGTGATGTCGCGGATCTGTGCTTCCTGTTGCGTCAGCGCGACGGGTGGTGCGATCAGCAGATGCACGTCGTCATCGTGGCGCAGTTGCCACCATCCCGGTACGGCCAATGCCAGCGCAACGATGGCGAGCAGAGCGCCGCGGCGCCCGGATGTGACGCCGGAAACAAGCTTCTGCAAGTGCATGGCGCTGTGCACGGAAGCGTTGGATAACGGTTTCGCCGGACGTTGCAGCAACGCCGGCAGCAGCCAGAACACGCTCAGGCACGCCACCGCCATGCCAGTCATCGCAAAGCATGCCATCTGACGCAGTGCTGAAAACGGCACCAGACCGAGCAACGCGTAGCCCAGCAGAGACGTTCCCAGCGCAAGCAGCAAGGCAGGGCGCACTTGCCGTAATCCTTGGCGCGGTTCCCATGTTGTGCCCGCGTTGGCGCGGGCGCTGAGATATTGGATGGAATAATCCACCGCTTCGCCCAGCAGTGCCGCGCCGAATACCAAGGTCAGCAGATAGATCTGTCCAAAGACCAGTACGCTGACAGTCGTCGCCGCGATCACACCCACTGCCGTGGAGAGAAATGCCAGCAGCAACGGTCCTGGCGAACGGAACACGCCCAGCAACAGCAGGGCGATGCCGATGGTGGACACCACGCCAACCAGATGCACATCGTGTTCGGCACCGGCACGCGCTGCTGCGGCGTAGAACAGGGCGCCGGTGCGCAGGATGCGCGTGCCGGGCTGATCGTGTTCGACGGTCTGTTCGGCCTGATCCAGCGCTTGCAGGGCGCGGTGCTGGATCGCATCGTCGTACGAGGAACCGTTGAGCGTGGCGGTGACCATCACATAGCTGACATCGTCGCGGTGTGCGGTCAGCAGATTGTCTTCGGGCAGCAGGGGCGAGCGGCTCCATGGCTGCTGGTCCAGCCAGTGCTGCAGCCAGCCGAAGGGATCATCCTGCAGGCGCGTGCCTACGCCGGTGACGAAGGGCTCGTTCACACGCTGCGCCAGCGTCTTGGTGGGATCGTAATCGGCTTGTGCCAGCGCCGTGCGGTCGGTATCGGTGAGCAGGCTGAAGCGATGTGCGAGATACGGTGCAACCAGTTGCTGCAAGTCGAACGGAGGAAGTTCGGCAGTCACCGAAGCAAAGACATCGTCCTTGGTTAGCGCCTGACCGAGTTGGCGCGCAGCAGCTTTGGCACGATCGTCGTCGGCGTTGGCCACCAGCAGGATCACGCGGTCGCCATTGGCATGCGCGAGCCGCTGCGCGGCCACTTCCGCCAGCGGATTGCGTTCGGTGGCCGGCAGCATCGCGAGCAGATCGGTCTGAATCGGCGAGTGGCCGCGGCCGAACAGCAACCATGCGCCGAGCAACGCGATCAACAGTGTTGCCGCACCAAACCAACCCGCGCGCAGCCACAGACCCCGTTGATTCATGGCAGGCCGAGCGCTTGTTCTTCTAATGCCGTGAGCGCGCGGCCATCGCGCGTTTCGGTCATTCGGATATCGGTTTGCGTGCCGTCCTGCATATCGATATGGATGCCTTGCAGAAACGCACCACCTTCCAGCCGAATGCCGCGAAGCACTTGTGCCACGCGTGCCTGCTTGGGTGTGAAGCGCAAGGTCCATTGGAGGGTGTTGCCATCGGCCGCGACACTGAACTGACGCAGCACCGGATCGATCTGGCCTGCAAGCATCGCTTGCAGCATCTGCGCGATCTGGCTGACGCCGCGCTCGTTGCGTACGGCTTGCGCATGCCCGGCCGCATCGATGCTTACCGTCTTGCTTCCCGTCAGCGCAAGGGTTTGCTGATAGGGTTGTTGTATCTGCCACAGCATGCCGTGACCCGCTACGAACAGCAGTTGCCCGCTGCTGTTCTGCGGTTGTGTCAATGCCGGGTTGGTACGTTGTTGCGTAAAGTTCGCGCGCACGGACGGATGCTGCCTGAGCTGCGCGAGCACGTCGTGCAGCAAATCAGACGACGTGCCGGCCTGCTTTGCGTCTTGCTCCTGCGATAGCGCGATACTTTGCGCGTGAACGGACACCGCGATGCACGACAACAGCAAGCACGCGAGCCATGTCAGGCCGAAGCTGCGCGCGTTGCGTGCCGAGCGAGGGAGGGTTCGATAGCGGGTGTTCATGCGGCGCATTCCAGCCTGCGTCGCCTGCGCCACAACAACATCGGGGCGCGCGGCAGCATGCCCAGCAGAAGGCGGGTGTGCATGGCGGAAATGCGCAGGTTGTCGTGCAGCATGCGGAAATGGGATAGACCGTTTTCCGGATAGATCACCCGGGTTGGCAGATTCACGATCGGCACGCCACGCCAGATCAGGCGTACCGCCACCTCTGTATCGAAATCCATGCGGGCCGGCAGGGGCGCGCGATCGATCTCGTCACAGGTCGCTTCCAGCGGATACAGACGGTAACCGCACATCGAATCACGTAGCGTGAACGAGAGCGTTTCCAGCCAGACGCAGACGTGGGTGACATAACGCCCGTACAGCCGCGCGCGTGGCACGCTTTCGTCGTAGATCGGCTGACCGCAGACCAGTGACTGCGGATGGCTGCGGCCGGCAGCAAGGAATCGCGGCGCATCGCCGGCATTGTGCTGGCCATCGGCATCGATCTGCAGCGCATGCGTGTAGCCGGCATCGCGTGCCGCGATCAGTCCGGCGGTCAGGGCGCGTCCTTTGCCGCCA from Dyella caseinilytica includes these protein-coding regions:
- a CDS encoding beta-ketoacyl-ACP synthase, whose protein sequence is MKRVVITGMGGITPLGHDWSQIESRLREGRNAVRRMPEWDFFDSLNSRLGCPVDSFQLPDWPRKHLRSMGRVAQLAVAASEQALRDAGLHSDASIADGRMGVAYGSSGGSVEPIRVMGRMLETGSMQGVTATSYVQMMAHTTAVNIGVFFGLKGRILPTSSACTSGSQAIGYGYETIQQGKQKLMLCGGAEELSGPSVAVFDTLFATSTRNDEAHLTPRPFDRSRDGLVVGEGAATLVLEEYEHARARGARIYAEVVGFGCNSDGNHITQPTSETMAAAMRLALQDAQISPEAIGYVSAHGTATDRGDIAESHATADVLGARIPVSSMKSYVGHTLGACGALESWWAVEMMRRGWFAPTINLQEPDPACAELDYIVEQGRAIDTGYVMNNNFAFGGINTSLIFKACE
- a CDS encoding MMPL family transporter encodes the protein MNQRGLWLRAGWFGAATLLIALLGAWLLFGRGHSPIQTDLLAMLPATERNPLAEVAAQRLAHANGDRVILLVANADDDRAKAAARQLGQALTKDDVFASVTAELPPFDLQQLVAPYLAHRFSLLTDTDRTALAQADYDPTKTLAQRVNEPFVTGVGTRLQDDPFGWLQHWLDQQPWSRSPLLPEDNLLTAHRDDVSYVMVTATLNGSSYDDAIQHRALQALDQAEQTVEHDQPGTRILRTGALFYAAAARAGAEHDVHLVGVVSTIGIALLLLGVFRSPGPLLLAFLSTAVGVIAATTVSVLVFGQIYLLTLVFGAALLGEAVDYSIQYLSARANAGTTWEPRQGLRQVRPALLLALGTSLLGYALLGLVPFSALRQMACFAMTGMAVACLSVFWLLPALLQRPAKPLSNASVHSAMHLQKLVSGVTSGRRGALLAIVALALAVPGWWQLRHDDDVHLLIAPPVALTQQEAQIRDITGLGNGTQFYLVQGADAEQVLQREEALEQRLQHLVDTNQLQGWLGLAGMVPSLQRQRSNQSLLAPLFAQPDRMRQWLSGAGFRETDIDAFIQAWPDKPLDLQTWLKSPIATPFRYLWMGDDVRDGAASLVLPQGDTSSALLQQAATDLPGVTLVDKPASISELFGRYRRYASIWLVAAILLIVPVFGWRYGWRGVPRVLAPPVVGIGLTLAALGYLHQPLTLFHWMALMLVLGVGANYAVFLREGEPHVTHRPGAMYASVLLSAITALLSFGLLSLSSMPALRDFGLTLLLGIGFTALLVPTSADHRAISS
- a CDS encoding LolA family protein, which codes for MNTRYRTLPRSARNARSFGLTWLACLLLSCIAVSVHAQSIALSQEQDAKQAGTSSDLLHDVLAQLRQHPSVRANFTQQRTNPALTQPQNSSGQLLFVAGHGMLWQIQQPYQQTLALTGSKTVSIDAAGHAQAVRNERGVSQIAQMLQAMLAGQIDPVLRQFSVAADGNTLQWTLRFTPKQARVAQVLRGIRLEGGAFLQGIHIDMQDGTQTDIRMTETRDGRALTALEEQALGLP
- a CDS encoding glycosyltransferase family 2 protein, whose translation is MPQASASVAEHFRPCALIPIYNHKDTIVETVRAMRAHDLPVMIVDDGSDEATRAVLDALTARETAVTLIRLPRNGGKGRALTAGLIAARDAGYTHALQIDADGQHNAGDAPRFLAAGRSHPQSLVCGQPIYDESVPRARLYGRYVTHVCVWLETLSFTLRDSMCGYRLYPLEATCDEIDRAPLPARMDFDTEVAVRLIWRGVPIVNLPTRVIYPENGLSHFRMLHDNLRISAMHTRLLLGMLPRAPMLLWRRRRRLECAA